A single genomic interval of Mucilaginibacter robiniae harbors:
- a CDS encoding sialidase family protein translates to MKKKPLYIQKAVPVVLLWAAMLGVGRAQTTNNPWRQGIVTDEFIYEKAPYRECHASTVVQTPKGLVASWFGGTKERNPDVCIWVSRQVNGKWTEGVNVANGIQNDTLRYPCWNPVLYQVPHGELILFYKIGPKPSAWKGFYKTSKDNGLTWSAQQALPEGVIGPVKNKPVLLSNGTLISPSSTEGEGGTNIHFELSRDFGKTWQIVNVPEPDKSFSAIQPSVLLHKDGRLQALCRSKVQAILQTWSSDNGKTWSPLEKTSMPNNNSGDDAVTLKDGRQLLVYNHVLPPGKLAKGARTPLNIAVSKDGIHWYASLVLEDSPISQYSYPAVIQTSDGMVHVVYTWRRQRIKHVVVNPAKLKMVEIKDGKWPEVDGYKFPEVKGDTKDL, encoded by the coding sequence ATGAAAAAGAAGCCTTTATATATACAAAAAGCAGTTCCGGTAGTATTATTATGGGCTGCTATGCTGGGTGTTGGTCGGGCGCAAACAACCAATAATCCGTGGCGACAGGGTATAGTTACCGATGAGTTTATTTACGAAAAAGCGCCTTACCGGGAATGCCATGCTTCAACAGTAGTGCAAACACCGAAAGGCTTGGTAGCCTCATGGTTTGGGGGCACGAAAGAACGTAACCCGGATGTATGTATATGGGTAAGCCGTCAGGTAAACGGCAAATGGACCGAAGGCGTTAATGTAGCTAATGGCATTCAGAATGATACTTTACGCTATCCCTGCTGGAATCCGGTTTTGTATCAAGTACCACATGGTGAACTGATTTTATTTTATAAAATTGGACCTAAGCCATCTGCATGGAAAGGATTCTATAAAACTTCAAAAGACAACGGCCTAACCTGGTCGGCTCAGCAGGCTTTGCCTGAAGGAGTTATAGGTCCGGTTAAAAATAAACCAGTCTTGTTAAGCAATGGTACCTTGATTAGCCCAAGCAGCACAGAAGGTGAAGGCGGAACCAATATTCACTTTGAGCTAAGCCGGGATTTTGGTAAAACCTGGCAGATCGTGAACGTACCGGAACCTGATAAAAGTTTTAGCGCCATTCAGCCAAGTGTTTTATTGCATAAAGACGGTCGTTTGCAGGCATTATGCCGCAGTAAAGTACAAGCTATACTACAAACATGGTCCTCTGATAATGGTAAAACCTGGTCGCCGCTCGAAAAAACTTCCATGCCTAATAACAACTCGGGCGATGATGCTGTAACTTTAAAAGATGGTCGTCAACTACTGGTATATAATCATGTTTTGCCTCCCGGAAAGTTGGCAAAAGGAGCACGCACGCCGCTTAATATAGCCGTATCTAAAGATGGCATACACTGGTATGCCTCACTGGTGCTGGAAGATTCGCCTATTAGCCAGTATTCCTATCCGGCTGTAATACAAACCAGCGATGGTATGGTACACGTAGTTTACACTTGGCGCAGACAACGTATTAAACACGTAGTAGTCAACCCCGCCAAATTGAAAATGGTAGAAATAAAAGATGGCAAGTGGCCTGAGGTAGATGGATATAAATTCCCGGAAGTAAAAGGAGATACTAAAGATTTGTAA
- a CDS encoding alpha/beta hydrolase family protein has protein sequence MRVRVDKIILFLGLLLLIGSAKAQQNNSDNEYKKPLKEVLADIESRFHVKIKYSEDMVKDRWVTYADWRIRPTVDETLATVLAPLDMKVNAEGEKTYKLKYYEYSRLTPEQGREKLAYLSSFYHDQASWEKRKAILKPCMLQALQLSPLPSKPVSKPIITNKRVMDGYSIENIAIETLPGLYVSGSLYKPIKFKGKIPVFLCPDGHFGNGRYRADEQYRCATLARMGAMAISYDLFAWGESLLQFKGQDHRRSLAMTIQALNSFRILDYLLSLKEADPNRVAITGASGGGSHTMLMTALDDRIKLSVPVVMLSSYFSGGCPCESGQPVHLCGGGTNNDEIAAMAAPRPQLVISDGGDWSTNVPDTDLPYLQKIYGYYGKQELVANAHFPKEGHDYGKSKRLAMYDFVAKYFRLNINAVKGADGKVDESKVTIEKFPAMYVFGAQGENLPANAIHGFEQLQKVFAQATQSQTK, from the coding sequence ATGAGGGTGCGTGTAGATAAGATAATACTGTTTTTAGGATTGCTGCTGTTAATAGGCTCAGCAAAGGCTCAGCAAAACAATTCAGATAATGAATACAAGAAGCCACTGAAAGAAGTACTGGCGGATATTGAAAGCCGCTTTCATGTCAAAATCAAGTATTCGGAAGATATGGTGAAAGACCGGTGGGTAACTTATGCCGACTGGCGCATACGCCCAACAGTTGATGAAACCTTGGCAACCGTACTTGCACCATTGGATATGAAAGTCAATGCAGAAGGCGAAAAAACTTACAAACTCAAATACTATGAGTATTCACGCCTTACACCCGAACAAGGACGCGAGAAATTAGCTTATTTATCCTCCTTTTACCATGATCAGGCCAGTTGGGAAAAACGCAAAGCTATACTCAAACCCTGTATGCTACAGGCGCTGCAATTATCGCCTTTGCCATCTAAACCTGTTTCAAAACCTATTATCACCAACAAGCGGGTAATGGATGGATATAGTATTGAAAATATTGCCATTGAAACGCTACCTGGTTTATACGTAAGTGGGTCGTTGTACAAGCCTATAAAGTTTAAAGGAAAAATACCGGTTTTTCTGTGCCCGGACGGGCATTTTGGCAATGGCCGTTATCGTGCTGATGAGCAGTACCGCTGCGCTACACTAGCCCGCATGGGCGCAATGGCTATCAGTTATGATTTATTTGCCTGGGGCGAATCTTTACTGCAATTTAAAGGACAAGATCATCGGCGTAGTTTAGCCATGACCATACAAGCTTTAAACAGCTTCCGCATACTGGATTACCTGCTGAGCTTAAAAGAGGCTGACCCTAATCGGGTAGCTATTACCGGCGCTTCGGGTGGTGGCAGCCATACTATGCTCATGACTGCCTTAGATGATCGGATTAAACTGAGTGTTCCAGTAGTTATGTTGTCCAGCTACTTTTCTGGCGGTTGTCCTTGCGAAAGCGGTCAGCCGGTACACCTGTGCGGCGGTGGTACGAATAATGATGAAATCGCTGCTATGGCAGCACCGCGTCCACAATTGGTTATATCTGATGGTGGCGACTGGTCCACTAATGTGCCCGACACCGATTTGCCTTACTTGCAAAAGATTTATGGCTACTATGGTAAACAAGAATTAGTAGCTAATGCACATTTCCCGAAAGAAGGGCATGATTACGGCAAATCTAAACGGTTGGCTATGTATGATTTCGTGGCTAAATATTTTCGTCTCAACATCAATGCGGTAAAAGGAGCTGATGGTAAAGTAGATGAATCAAAAGTAACTATCGAGAAATTTCCGGCTATGTATGTGTTTGGCGCCCAAGGTGAAAACCTGCCTGCTAATGCTATACATGGTTTTGAGCAGTTGCAAAAAGTATTTGCACAAGCCACCCAAAGTCAAACCAAATAA
- a CDS encoding sugar phosphate isomerase/epimerase family protein yields MKTDKPSSHPYSRRAFLGTTAVLTAGLLLPRKESWASVFAKPAKGQRYKVAVVDLMILKRQKLGALQLTKDIGADGVEVDMGGLGNRPTFDNQLAKPEVRQQFLDKAKELNLEICSLGLTGFFSQSFAKREGIEQTMQDAIDTAKAMNVKMLFLPLGVNSDIGKNPELRPAVVERLKAVAPKAEEAGVIIGIETSLSATDEVKLLDEVGSHAIQSYFNFANALDNGRDVSEELKTLGKKRICQIHCTDTDGVWLQNDPKIDMKKVRKTLDKMKWNGWLVIERSRDAKDPRNVKWNFSANTAYVKSIFQS; encoded by the coding sequence ATGAAAACAGATAAACCTTCATCACATCCTTATAGCCGAAGAGCATTTTTAGGTACAACAGCCGTACTTACCGCTGGTCTGTTGTTACCTCGAAAAGAAAGCTGGGCATCGGTATTTGCTAAACCCGCAAAAGGGCAGCGGTACAAAGTGGCCGTGGTAGATTTAATGATACTGAAACGTCAGAAATTGGGCGCCTTGCAGCTAACCAAAGATATAGGTGCAGATGGCGTAGAGGTGGACATGGGAGGCTTAGGTAATCGACCAACTTTTGATAACCAGTTGGCTAAGCCAGAGGTACGTCAACAGTTTTTGGATAAAGCCAAAGAACTAAATCTGGAAATATGCTCACTGGGCCTGACTGGTTTCTTCTCACAATCATTTGCCAAGCGTGAAGGAATTGAACAAACCATGCAAGATGCCATTGATACGGCAAAAGCCATGAATGTTAAAATGCTATTTTTACCCTTAGGCGTAAATAGTGACATCGGTAAAAATCCGGAGCTGCGGCCTGCGGTGGTGGAACGTTTGAAAGCGGTAGCTCCCAAGGCAGAAGAGGCAGGTGTAATTATCGGTATTGAAACTTCACTAAGCGCGACTGATGAGGTGAAGTTGTTAGATGAAGTGGGTTCGCACGCCATTCAAAGCTATTTCAACTTTGCCAACGCGCTTGATAATGGCCGGGATGTGAGCGAAGAACTGAAAACGTTAGGTAAAAAACGTATCTGTCAAATACATTGCACCGATACAGATGGTGTTTGGTTGCAGAACGATCCGAAAATTGATATGAAAAAGGTCAGGAAAACACTTGATAAAATGAAGTGGAACGGCTGGCTGGTTATTGAACGGTCCCGTGATGCCAAAGACCCACGAAATGTAAAATGGAACTTTAGCGCCAATACAGCTTACGTAAAATCAATCTTTCAGTCGTAA
- a CDS encoding DUF3826 domain-containing protein, translated as MRKYLKTSILLFGLAATSSVSYSQTTTASSENVPVMSAEAKAKSDQEVDQKAAEWVTSLNLNNAQKEAAVKSVVATHLKAIRNYNNEHPYTLVPAGINPVTGKSLSTLDRQIIAVSAMPKSIHENLMNGLHQNLTDAQVEAILDKYTIGKVEFTLNGYKSIVPNLTPTEESVILTNLKQAREQAVDFKNMKQISAIFEIYKTKNEEYLNTHGRNWHEMFKAYVDAAKAKKAADAKAAKSSQK; from the coding sequence ATGAGAAAATATTTAAAAACATCAATTCTGCTGTTCGGATTAGCAGCAACATCATCTGTAAGTTATAGCCAAACTACAACAGCTTCGTCAGAAAATGTACCTGTAATGAGTGCAGAAGCTAAGGCTAAATCAGATCAGGAAGTGGATCAGAAAGCAGCTGAGTGGGTAACTTCATTAAACTTAAATAACGCTCAAAAGGAAGCAGCCGTAAAATCAGTTGTTGCTACACACCTAAAAGCTATTCGCAATTACAACAATGAGCATCCATATACCTTGGTGCCTGCCGGCATCAATCCGGTTACAGGAAAGTCTTTAAGCACGTTAGACCGTCAGATTATAGCGGTTTCAGCTATGCCAAAATCTATTCATGAAAACCTGATGAATGGTTTGCACCAAAACTTAACGGATGCTCAGGTGGAAGCAATATTGGACAAATACACCATTGGTAAAGTGGAATTTACCTTAAATGGTTATAAATCTATTGTACCTAACCTTACCCCAACAGAAGAGTCTGTTATTTTAACTAATCTGAAGCAAGCTCGCGAACAAGCAGTAGATTTCAAGAACATGAAGCAGATATCAGCCATTTTTGAAATCTACAAAACCAAAAACGAAGAGTACCTGAATACCCATGGCCGCAACTGGCATGAAATGTTCAAAGCTTATGTAGATGCCGCAAAAGCTAAAAAAGCTGCTGATGCTAAAGCTGCGAAATCTTCTCAAAAGTAA